In one window of Primulina tabacum isolate GXHZ01 chromosome 8, ASM2559414v2, whole genome shotgun sequence DNA:
- the LOC142553178 gene encoding valine--tRNA ligase, chloroplastic/mitochondrial 2 isoform X1, translating to MAFSRPSLLSRSSSVCNRLNPILLSSMRCRRVTLYPSSFIRFRSRRFFAVAAMESTGVFTSPEVAKAFDFASEERIYKWWESQGYFKPNERGGEPFVVSMPPPNVTGSLHMGHAMFVTLEFYFLKAWIVKNSHFGMDIMVRYQRMKGRTALWLPGTDHAGIATQLVVERMLAAEGIKRVDLGREEFTKRVWQWKKKYGGAITNQIKRLGASCDWTREHFTLDEQLSRAVVEAFIRLHDKGLIYQGSYMVNWSPNLQTAVSDLEVEYSEEPGALYHIKYRVAGGSRSDFLTIATTRPETLFGDTAVAVNPKDERYSKYIGKQAIVPMTFGRHVPIISDKYVDKDFGTGVLKISPGHDHNDYLLARKLGLPILNIMNKDGTLNEVAGLYCGLDRFEARKKLWHELEETGLAVKKEAYTMRVPRSQRGGEIIEPLVSKQWFVTMEPLAEKALRAVEKGELTILPERFEKIYNHWLSNIKDWCISRQLWWGHRIPVWYVVGKDPEEEYIVARSEEEALRKAREKHGKSVEIYQDPDVLDTWFSSSLWPFSTLGWPDVSAKDFKDFYPTSVLETGHDILFFWVARMVMMGIEFTGTVPFSYVYLHGLIRDSQGRKMSKTLGNVIDPLDTIKEYGTDALRFTLSLGTAGQDLNLSTERLTSSKAFTNKLWNAGKFVLQNLPDQSDLSAWKAIQDFEFDMEKAVLNLPLPECWVVSKLHMLIDAVTISYDKLFFGDVSREIYDFFWGDFADWYIEASKARLYNSEGDSVASTSQAVLLYVFENILKLLHPFMPFVTEELWQSLPYRKEALIVTAWPATSLPRLDESVKKFENLQALTRAIRNARAEYSVEPGRRIPASIVGNSEVLKYIYEEREVLALLSRLDFHNISCTESPPGDANQSVHLVASEGLEAYLPLAAMVDISAEVQRLLKRLAKMQTEYDGLMARLSSSSFVEKAPEDVVRGVQQKAAEAEEKLTLTRNQLSFLESTIPISK from the exons ATGGCTTTCTCAAGGCCCTCCCTCTTATCTCGTTCTTCCTCCGTATGCAACAGGCTGAACCCAATACTCTTATCTTCCATGCGATGTCGTCGCGTCACTCTCTACCCATCTTCCTTCATTCGTTTCAGGAGCAGACGCTTCTTCGCTG TTGCTGCAATGGAGAGCACAGGCGTATTTACTTCACCAGAAGTAGCAAAAGCATTTGATTTTGCATCCGAGGAACGCATTTACAAATG GTGGGAGTCTCAAGGGTATTTCAAGCCTAATGAGAGAGGTGGTGAACCCTTTGTGGTATCGATGCCGCCGCCAAATGTTACCGGTTCACTGCACATGGGACACGCAATGTTTGTGACTCTTGAG TTCTATTTTCTTAAGGCTTGGATCGTGAAAAACTCACATTTTGGAATG GACATTATGGTAAGGTATCAGCGAATGAAAGGAAGAACTGCCCTCTGGCTTCCAGGAACGGATCATGCTGGTATTGCTACTCAG CTGGTTGTGGAAAGAATGCTCGCAGCTGAAGGAATAAAAAGAGTTGATTTGGGTAGGGAAGAATTTACGAAACGAGTATGGCAATGGAAAAAAAA GTATGGTGGAGCAATCACAAATCAAATTAAGAGACTTGGAGCTTCATGTGATTGGACCAGAGAACATTTTACCCTTGATGAACAGCTGAGTA GAGCAGTAGTTGAGGCATTTATTAGGCTTCACGACAAAGGCCTAATTTATCAAG GTTCTTACATGGTCAATTGGTCCCCTAATTTACAGACGGCAGTTTCTGATTTG GAAGTGGAGTACTCGGAGGAACCAGGTGCATTGTATCATATAAAGTACCGTGTTGCTGGTGGTTCAAG GAGTGATTTTCTGACAATTGCAACCACAAGACCCGAGACTTTATTTGGGGATACGGCGGTAGCAGTGAATCCCAAG GATGAACGTTACTCGAAGTACATTGGAAAGCAAGCTATTGTCCCGATGACTTTTGGTCGGCATGTGCCCATTATTTCTGATAAG TATGTCGATAAAGACTTCGGAACTGGTGTCTTGAAGATAAGCCCTGGCCATGATCACAATGATTATCTTCTGGCTCGGAAGCTTGGTCTTCCGATTCTTAATATCATGAATAAAGATGGGACTCTCAATGAAGTTGCTGGCTTGTATTG TGGTCTAGATCGGTTTGAAGCACGAAAGAAACTTTGGCATGAACTTGAGGAGACAGGATTAGCAGTCAAAAAGGAGGCTTACACAATGCGAGTTCCAAGATCGCAGCGTGGTGGAGAG ATAATAGAGCCTCTTGTGAGCAAGCAATGGTTTGTAACAATGGAGCCTTTGGCCGAGAAGGCCCTTAGAGCAGTAGAAAAAGGAGAACTAACAATTTTGCCTGAAAGATTTGAGAAA ATATATAATCACTGGCTATCAAACATCAAGGACTGGTGTATAAGCAGACAACTATGGTGGGGGCATCGTATACCTGTTTGGTATGTTGTGGGTAAAGATCCTGAAGAGGAATACATAGTAGCTAGGAGTGAAGAAGAGGCTCTTAGAAAAGCACGTGAAAAGCATGGAAAAAGTGTTGAAATTTATCAAGATCCAGATGTTCTTGACACTTGGTTTTCCAG TTCTCTGTGGCCATTCAGCACTCTCGGTTGGCCAGATGTATCAGCAAAGGACTTTAAGGACTTCTATCCTACTTCAGTTCTTGAGACAGG GCATGACATATTGTTCTTTTGGGTGGCACGAATGGTGATGATGGGAATAGAATTCACGGGGACGGTTCCATTTTCATATGTTTACCTTCACGGTCTAATTCGAGATTCTCAA GGACGAAAGATGTCTAAAACACTAGGAAATGTCATAGATCCTCTTGATACAATCAAAGAATATGGAACTGATGCTCTGCGCTTCACTCTTTCTCTAGGAACTGCTGGTCAG GATTTAAATTTATCTACCGAGAGGTTAACTTCTAGCAAAGCATTCACGAACAAATTGTGGAATGCTGGCAAGTTTGTGCTCCAGAATTTGCCTGATCAAAGTGATTTATCTGCTTGGAAAGCTATACAGGACTTCGAG TTTGACATGGAAAAGGCAGTGCTCAATCTACCTTTACCGGAGTGCTGGGTG GTTTCAAAACTTCATATGCTAATTGATGCTGTCACCATAAGTTATGATAAGTTATTCTTTGGTGATGTTTCAAGAGAAATATATGATTTCTTTTGGGGCGATTTTGCTGACTg GTACATTGAAGCAAGTAAAGCTCGGCTTTATAACTCGGAAGGTGATTCTGTCGCGTCTACATCACAGGCAGTACTTTTATATGTGTTCGAAAACATACTGAAATTATTACACCCTTTCATGCCATTCGTAACTGAGGAGCTCTGGCAG TCATTGCCCTACCGCAAAGAAGCTTTGATAGTAACAGCATGGCCGGCAACTTCTCTTCCTAGGCTAGATGAATctgtgaagaaatttgaaaacTTACAGGCTTTG ACCAGGGCGATTCGAAATGCAAGAGCGGAGTACTCTGTTGAACCAGGAAGACGTATACCGGCTTCTATTGTTGGGAATTCGGAAGtcttaaagtatatatat GAGGAAAGAGAAGTTTTGGCTCTCCTCTCTAGATTAGATTTTCACAATATCAGCTGTACCGAATCTCCCCCAG GTGATGCCAATCAATCAGTTCATCTTGTTGCCAGCGAAGGTTTGGAGGCTTATCTTCCTCTTGCTGCCATGGTAGATATTTCTGCTGAAGTGCAGCGCCTTTTGAAACGGCTTGCTAAAATGCAAACGGAATACGATGGACTCATGGCTCGCCTAAGTTCTTCCAGT TTCGTAGAGAAAGCTCCAGAGGACGTTGTTCGTGGTGTTCAACAAAAGGCAGCAGAAGCTGAAGAAAAACTGACACTGACAAGAAACCAGCTTTCTTTTCTTGAATCCACCATTCCAATCTCGAAGTAA
- the LOC142553178 gene encoding valine--tRNA ligase, chloroplastic/mitochondrial 2 isoform X3: MLAAEGIKRVDLGREEFTKRVWQWKKKYGGAITNQIKRLGASCDWTREHFTLDEQLSRAVVEAFIRLHDKGLIYQGSYMVNWSPNLQTAVSDLEVEYSEEPGALYHIKYRVAGGSRSDFLTIATTRPETLFGDTAVAVNPKDERYSKYIGKQAIVPMTFGRHVPIISDKYVDKDFGTGVLKISPGHDHNDYLLARKLGLPILNIMNKDGTLNEVAGLYCGLDRFEARKKLWHELEETGLAVKKEAYTMRVPRSQRGGEIIEPLVSKQWFVTMEPLAEKALRAVEKGELTILPERFEKIYNHWLSNIKDWCISRQLWWGHRIPVWYVVGKDPEEEYIVARSEEEALRKAREKHGKSVEIYQDPDVLDTWFSSSLWPFSTLGWPDVSAKDFKDFYPTSVLETGHDILFFWVARMVMMGIEFTGTVPFSYVYLHGLIRDSQGRKMSKTLGNVIDPLDTIKEYGTDALRFTLSLGTAGQDLNLSTERLTSSKAFTNKLWNAGKFVLQNLPDQSDLSAWKAIQDFEFDMEKAVLNLPLPECWVVSKLHMLIDAVTISYDKLFFGDVSREIYDFFWGDFADWYIEASKARLYNSEGDSVASTSQAVLLYVFENILKLLHPFMPFVTEELWQSLPYRKEALIVTAWPATSLPRLDESVKKFENLQALTRAIRNARAEYSVEPGRRIPASIVGNSEVLKYIYEEREVLALLSRLDFHNISCTESPPGDANQSVHLVASEGLEAYLPLAAMVDISAEVQRLLKRLAKMQTEYDGLMARLSSSSFVEKAPEDVVRGVQQKAAEAEEKLTLTRNQLSFLESTIPISK; the protein is encoded by the exons ATGCTCGCAGCTGAAGGAATAAAAAGAGTTGATTTGGGTAGGGAAGAATTTACGAAACGAGTATGGCAATGGAAAAAAAA GTATGGTGGAGCAATCACAAATCAAATTAAGAGACTTGGAGCTTCATGTGATTGGACCAGAGAACATTTTACCCTTGATGAACAGCTGAGTA GAGCAGTAGTTGAGGCATTTATTAGGCTTCACGACAAAGGCCTAATTTATCAAG GTTCTTACATGGTCAATTGGTCCCCTAATTTACAGACGGCAGTTTCTGATTTG GAAGTGGAGTACTCGGAGGAACCAGGTGCATTGTATCATATAAAGTACCGTGTTGCTGGTGGTTCAAG GAGTGATTTTCTGACAATTGCAACCACAAGACCCGAGACTTTATTTGGGGATACGGCGGTAGCAGTGAATCCCAAG GATGAACGTTACTCGAAGTACATTGGAAAGCAAGCTATTGTCCCGATGACTTTTGGTCGGCATGTGCCCATTATTTCTGATAAG TATGTCGATAAAGACTTCGGAACTGGTGTCTTGAAGATAAGCCCTGGCCATGATCACAATGATTATCTTCTGGCTCGGAAGCTTGGTCTTCCGATTCTTAATATCATGAATAAAGATGGGACTCTCAATGAAGTTGCTGGCTTGTATTG TGGTCTAGATCGGTTTGAAGCACGAAAGAAACTTTGGCATGAACTTGAGGAGACAGGATTAGCAGTCAAAAAGGAGGCTTACACAATGCGAGTTCCAAGATCGCAGCGTGGTGGAGAG ATAATAGAGCCTCTTGTGAGCAAGCAATGGTTTGTAACAATGGAGCCTTTGGCCGAGAAGGCCCTTAGAGCAGTAGAAAAAGGAGAACTAACAATTTTGCCTGAAAGATTTGAGAAA ATATATAATCACTGGCTATCAAACATCAAGGACTGGTGTATAAGCAGACAACTATGGTGGGGGCATCGTATACCTGTTTGGTATGTTGTGGGTAAAGATCCTGAAGAGGAATACATAGTAGCTAGGAGTGAAGAAGAGGCTCTTAGAAAAGCACGTGAAAAGCATGGAAAAAGTGTTGAAATTTATCAAGATCCAGATGTTCTTGACACTTGGTTTTCCAG TTCTCTGTGGCCATTCAGCACTCTCGGTTGGCCAGATGTATCAGCAAAGGACTTTAAGGACTTCTATCCTACTTCAGTTCTTGAGACAGG GCATGACATATTGTTCTTTTGGGTGGCACGAATGGTGATGATGGGAATAGAATTCACGGGGACGGTTCCATTTTCATATGTTTACCTTCACGGTCTAATTCGAGATTCTCAA GGACGAAAGATGTCTAAAACACTAGGAAATGTCATAGATCCTCTTGATACAATCAAAGAATATGGAACTGATGCTCTGCGCTTCACTCTTTCTCTAGGAACTGCTGGTCAG GATTTAAATTTATCTACCGAGAGGTTAACTTCTAGCAAAGCATTCACGAACAAATTGTGGAATGCTGGCAAGTTTGTGCTCCAGAATTTGCCTGATCAAAGTGATTTATCTGCTTGGAAAGCTATACAGGACTTCGAG TTTGACATGGAAAAGGCAGTGCTCAATCTACCTTTACCGGAGTGCTGGGTG GTTTCAAAACTTCATATGCTAATTGATGCTGTCACCATAAGTTATGATAAGTTATTCTTTGGTGATGTTTCAAGAGAAATATATGATTTCTTTTGGGGCGATTTTGCTGACTg GTACATTGAAGCAAGTAAAGCTCGGCTTTATAACTCGGAAGGTGATTCTGTCGCGTCTACATCACAGGCAGTACTTTTATATGTGTTCGAAAACATACTGAAATTATTACACCCTTTCATGCCATTCGTAACTGAGGAGCTCTGGCAG TCATTGCCCTACCGCAAAGAAGCTTTGATAGTAACAGCATGGCCGGCAACTTCTCTTCCTAGGCTAGATGAATctgtgaagaaatttgaaaacTTACAGGCTTTG ACCAGGGCGATTCGAAATGCAAGAGCGGAGTACTCTGTTGAACCAGGAAGACGTATACCGGCTTCTATTGTTGGGAATTCGGAAGtcttaaagtatatatat GAGGAAAGAGAAGTTTTGGCTCTCCTCTCTAGATTAGATTTTCACAATATCAGCTGTACCGAATCTCCCCCAG GTGATGCCAATCAATCAGTTCATCTTGTTGCCAGCGAAGGTTTGGAGGCTTATCTTCCTCTTGCTGCCATGGTAGATATTTCTGCTGAAGTGCAGCGCCTTTTGAAACGGCTTGCTAAAATGCAAACGGAATACGATGGACTCATGGCTCGCCTAAGTTCTTCCAGT TTCGTAGAGAAAGCTCCAGAGGACGTTGTTCGTGGTGTTCAACAAAAGGCAGCAGAAGCTGAAGAAAAACTGACACTGACAAGAAACCAGCTTTCTTTTCTTGAATCCACCATTCCAATCTCGAAGTAA
- the LOC142553178 gene encoding valine--tRNA ligase, chloroplastic/mitochondrial 2 isoform X2 — translation MAFSRPSLLSRSSSVCNRLNPILLSSMRCRRVTLYPSSFIRFRSRRFFAVAAMESTGVFTSPEVAKAFDFASEERIYKWWESQGYFKPNERGGEPFVVSMPPPNVTGSLHMGHAMFVTLEDIMVRYQRMKGRTALWLPGTDHAGIATQLVVERMLAAEGIKRVDLGREEFTKRVWQWKKKYGGAITNQIKRLGASCDWTREHFTLDEQLSRAVVEAFIRLHDKGLIYQGSYMVNWSPNLQTAVSDLEVEYSEEPGALYHIKYRVAGGSRSDFLTIATTRPETLFGDTAVAVNPKDERYSKYIGKQAIVPMTFGRHVPIISDKYVDKDFGTGVLKISPGHDHNDYLLARKLGLPILNIMNKDGTLNEVAGLYCGLDRFEARKKLWHELEETGLAVKKEAYTMRVPRSQRGGEIIEPLVSKQWFVTMEPLAEKALRAVEKGELTILPERFEKIYNHWLSNIKDWCISRQLWWGHRIPVWYVVGKDPEEEYIVARSEEEALRKAREKHGKSVEIYQDPDVLDTWFSSSLWPFSTLGWPDVSAKDFKDFYPTSVLETGHDILFFWVARMVMMGIEFTGTVPFSYVYLHGLIRDSQGRKMSKTLGNVIDPLDTIKEYGTDALRFTLSLGTAGQDLNLSTERLTSSKAFTNKLWNAGKFVLQNLPDQSDLSAWKAIQDFEFDMEKAVLNLPLPECWVVSKLHMLIDAVTISYDKLFFGDVSREIYDFFWGDFADWYIEASKARLYNSEGDSVASTSQAVLLYVFENILKLLHPFMPFVTEELWQSLPYRKEALIVTAWPATSLPRLDESVKKFENLQALTRAIRNARAEYSVEPGRRIPASIVGNSEVLKYIYEEREVLALLSRLDFHNISCTESPPGDANQSVHLVASEGLEAYLPLAAMVDISAEVQRLLKRLAKMQTEYDGLMARLSSSSFVEKAPEDVVRGVQQKAAEAEEKLTLTRNQLSFLESTIPISK, via the exons ATGGCTTTCTCAAGGCCCTCCCTCTTATCTCGTTCTTCCTCCGTATGCAACAGGCTGAACCCAATACTCTTATCTTCCATGCGATGTCGTCGCGTCACTCTCTACCCATCTTCCTTCATTCGTTTCAGGAGCAGACGCTTCTTCGCTG TTGCTGCAATGGAGAGCACAGGCGTATTTACTTCACCAGAAGTAGCAAAAGCATTTGATTTTGCATCCGAGGAACGCATTTACAAATG GTGGGAGTCTCAAGGGTATTTCAAGCCTAATGAGAGAGGTGGTGAACCCTTTGTGGTATCGATGCCGCCGCCAAATGTTACCGGTTCACTGCACATGGGACACGCAATGTTTGTGACTCTTGAG GACATTATGGTAAGGTATCAGCGAATGAAAGGAAGAACTGCCCTCTGGCTTCCAGGAACGGATCATGCTGGTATTGCTACTCAG CTGGTTGTGGAAAGAATGCTCGCAGCTGAAGGAATAAAAAGAGTTGATTTGGGTAGGGAAGAATTTACGAAACGAGTATGGCAATGGAAAAAAAA GTATGGTGGAGCAATCACAAATCAAATTAAGAGACTTGGAGCTTCATGTGATTGGACCAGAGAACATTTTACCCTTGATGAACAGCTGAGTA GAGCAGTAGTTGAGGCATTTATTAGGCTTCACGACAAAGGCCTAATTTATCAAG GTTCTTACATGGTCAATTGGTCCCCTAATTTACAGACGGCAGTTTCTGATTTG GAAGTGGAGTACTCGGAGGAACCAGGTGCATTGTATCATATAAAGTACCGTGTTGCTGGTGGTTCAAG GAGTGATTTTCTGACAATTGCAACCACAAGACCCGAGACTTTATTTGGGGATACGGCGGTAGCAGTGAATCCCAAG GATGAACGTTACTCGAAGTACATTGGAAAGCAAGCTATTGTCCCGATGACTTTTGGTCGGCATGTGCCCATTATTTCTGATAAG TATGTCGATAAAGACTTCGGAACTGGTGTCTTGAAGATAAGCCCTGGCCATGATCACAATGATTATCTTCTGGCTCGGAAGCTTGGTCTTCCGATTCTTAATATCATGAATAAAGATGGGACTCTCAATGAAGTTGCTGGCTTGTATTG TGGTCTAGATCGGTTTGAAGCACGAAAGAAACTTTGGCATGAACTTGAGGAGACAGGATTAGCAGTCAAAAAGGAGGCTTACACAATGCGAGTTCCAAGATCGCAGCGTGGTGGAGAG ATAATAGAGCCTCTTGTGAGCAAGCAATGGTTTGTAACAATGGAGCCTTTGGCCGAGAAGGCCCTTAGAGCAGTAGAAAAAGGAGAACTAACAATTTTGCCTGAAAGATTTGAGAAA ATATATAATCACTGGCTATCAAACATCAAGGACTGGTGTATAAGCAGACAACTATGGTGGGGGCATCGTATACCTGTTTGGTATGTTGTGGGTAAAGATCCTGAAGAGGAATACATAGTAGCTAGGAGTGAAGAAGAGGCTCTTAGAAAAGCACGTGAAAAGCATGGAAAAAGTGTTGAAATTTATCAAGATCCAGATGTTCTTGACACTTGGTTTTCCAG TTCTCTGTGGCCATTCAGCACTCTCGGTTGGCCAGATGTATCAGCAAAGGACTTTAAGGACTTCTATCCTACTTCAGTTCTTGAGACAGG GCATGACATATTGTTCTTTTGGGTGGCACGAATGGTGATGATGGGAATAGAATTCACGGGGACGGTTCCATTTTCATATGTTTACCTTCACGGTCTAATTCGAGATTCTCAA GGACGAAAGATGTCTAAAACACTAGGAAATGTCATAGATCCTCTTGATACAATCAAAGAATATGGAACTGATGCTCTGCGCTTCACTCTTTCTCTAGGAACTGCTGGTCAG GATTTAAATTTATCTACCGAGAGGTTAACTTCTAGCAAAGCATTCACGAACAAATTGTGGAATGCTGGCAAGTTTGTGCTCCAGAATTTGCCTGATCAAAGTGATTTATCTGCTTGGAAAGCTATACAGGACTTCGAG TTTGACATGGAAAAGGCAGTGCTCAATCTACCTTTACCGGAGTGCTGGGTG GTTTCAAAACTTCATATGCTAATTGATGCTGTCACCATAAGTTATGATAAGTTATTCTTTGGTGATGTTTCAAGAGAAATATATGATTTCTTTTGGGGCGATTTTGCTGACTg GTACATTGAAGCAAGTAAAGCTCGGCTTTATAACTCGGAAGGTGATTCTGTCGCGTCTACATCACAGGCAGTACTTTTATATGTGTTCGAAAACATACTGAAATTATTACACCCTTTCATGCCATTCGTAACTGAGGAGCTCTGGCAG TCATTGCCCTACCGCAAAGAAGCTTTGATAGTAACAGCATGGCCGGCAACTTCTCTTCCTAGGCTAGATGAATctgtgaagaaatttgaaaacTTACAGGCTTTG ACCAGGGCGATTCGAAATGCAAGAGCGGAGTACTCTGTTGAACCAGGAAGACGTATACCGGCTTCTATTGTTGGGAATTCGGAAGtcttaaagtatatatat GAGGAAAGAGAAGTTTTGGCTCTCCTCTCTAGATTAGATTTTCACAATATCAGCTGTACCGAATCTCCCCCAG GTGATGCCAATCAATCAGTTCATCTTGTTGCCAGCGAAGGTTTGGAGGCTTATCTTCCTCTTGCTGCCATGGTAGATATTTCTGCTGAAGTGCAGCGCCTTTTGAAACGGCTTGCTAAAATGCAAACGGAATACGATGGACTCATGGCTCGCCTAAGTTCTTCCAGT TTCGTAGAGAAAGCTCCAGAGGACGTTGTTCGTGGTGTTCAACAAAAGGCAGCAGAAGCTGAAGAAAAACTGACACTGACAAGAAACCAGCTTTCTTTTCTTGAATCCACCATTCCAATCTCGAAGTAA
- the LOC142553178 gene encoding valine--tRNA ligase, chloroplastic/mitochondrial 2 isoform X4, whose amino-acid sequence MVEQSQIKLRDLELHVIGPENILPLMNRAVVEAFIRLHDKGLIYQGSYMVNWSPNLQTAVSDLEVEYSEEPGALYHIKYRVAGGSRSDFLTIATTRPETLFGDTAVAVNPKDERYSKYIGKQAIVPMTFGRHVPIISDKYVDKDFGTGVLKISPGHDHNDYLLARKLGLPILNIMNKDGTLNEVAGLYCGLDRFEARKKLWHELEETGLAVKKEAYTMRVPRSQRGGEIIEPLVSKQWFVTMEPLAEKALRAVEKGELTILPERFEKIYNHWLSNIKDWCISRQLWWGHRIPVWYVVGKDPEEEYIVARSEEEALRKAREKHGKSVEIYQDPDVLDTWFSSSLWPFSTLGWPDVSAKDFKDFYPTSVLETGHDILFFWVARMVMMGIEFTGTVPFSYVYLHGLIRDSQGRKMSKTLGNVIDPLDTIKEYGTDALRFTLSLGTAGQDLNLSTERLTSSKAFTNKLWNAGKFVLQNLPDQSDLSAWKAIQDFEFDMEKAVLNLPLPECWVVSKLHMLIDAVTISYDKLFFGDVSREIYDFFWGDFADWYIEASKARLYNSEGDSVASTSQAVLLYVFENILKLLHPFMPFVTEELWQSLPYRKEALIVTAWPATSLPRLDESVKKFENLQALTRAIRNARAEYSVEPGRRIPASIVGNSEVLKYIYEEREVLALLSRLDFHNISCTESPPGDANQSVHLVASEGLEAYLPLAAMVDISAEVQRLLKRLAKMQTEYDGLMARLSSSSFVEKAPEDVVRGVQQKAAEAEEKLTLTRNQLSFLESTIPISK is encoded by the exons ATGGTGGAGCAATCACAAATCAAATTAAGAGACTTGGAGCTTCATGTGATTGGACCAGAGAACATTTTACCCTTGATGAACA GAGCAGTAGTTGAGGCATTTATTAGGCTTCACGACAAAGGCCTAATTTATCAAG GTTCTTACATGGTCAATTGGTCCCCTAATTTACAGACGGCAGTTTCTGATTTG GAAGTGGAGTACTCGGAGGAACCAGGTGCATTGTATCATATAAAGTACCGTGTTGCTGGTGGTTCAAG GAGTGATTTTCTGACAATTGCAACCACAAGACCCGAGACTTTATTTGGGGATACGGCGGTAGCAGTGAATCCCAAG GATGAACGTTACTCGAAGTACATTGGAAAGCAAGCTATTGTCCCGATGACTTTTGGTCGGCATGTGCCCATTATTTCTGATAAG TATGTCGATAAAGACTTCGGAACTGGTGTCTTGAAGATAAGCCCTGGCCATGATCACAATGATTATCTTCTGGCTCGGAAGCTTGGTCTTCCGATTCTTAATATCATGAATAAAGATGGGACTCTCAATGAAGTTGCTGGCTTGTATTG TGGTCTAGATCGGTTTGAAGCACGAAAGAAACTTTGGCATGAACTTGAGGAGACAGGATTAGCAGTCAAAAAGGAGGCTTACACAATGCGAGTTCCAAGATCGCAGCGTGGTGGAGAG ATAATAGAGCCTCTTGTGAGCAAGCAATGGTTTGTAACAATGGAGCCTTTGGCCGAGAAGGCCCTTAGAGCAGTAGAAAAAGGAGAACTAACAATTTTGCCTGAAAGATTTGAGAAA ATATATAATCACTGGCTATCAAACATCAAGGACTGGTGTATAAGCAGACAACTATGGTGGGGGCATCGTATACCTGTTTGGTATGTTGTGGGTAAAGATCCTGAAGAGGAATACATAGTAGCTAGGAGTGAAGAAGAGGCTCTTAGAAAAGCACGTGAAAAGCATGGAAAAAGTGTTGAAATTTATCAAGATCCAGATGTTCTTGACACTTGGTTTTCCAG TTCTCTGTGGCCATTCAGCACTCTCGGTTGGCCAGATGTATCAGCAAAGGACTTTAAGGACTTCTATCCTACTTCAGTTCTTGAGACAGG GCATGACATATTGTTCTTTTGGGTGGCACGAATGGTGATGATGGGAATAGAATTCACGGGGACGGTTCCATTTTCATATGTTTACCTTCACGGTCTAATTCGAGATTCTCAA GGACGAAAGATGTCTAAAACACTAGGAAATGTCATAGATCCTCTTGATACAATCAAAGAATATGGAACTGATGCTCTGCGCTTCACTCTTTCTCTAGGAACTGCTGGTCAG GATTTAAATTTATCTACCGAGAGGTTAACTTCTAGCAAAGCATTCACGAACAAATTGTGGAATGCTGGCAAGTTTGTGCTCCAGAATTTGCCTGATCAAAGTGATTTATCTGCTTGGAAAGCTATACAGGACTTCGAG TTTGACATGGAAAAGGCAGTGCTCAATCTACCTTTACCGGAGTGCTGGGTG GTTTCAAAACTTCATATGCTAATTGATGCTGTCACCATAAGTTATGATAAGTTATTCTTTGGTGATGTTTCAAGAGAAATATATGATTTCTTTTGGGGCGATTTTGCTGACTg GTACATTGAAGCAAGTAAAGCTCGGCTTTATAACTCGGAAGGTGATTCTGTCGCGTCTACATCACAGGCAGTACTTTTATATGTGTTCGAAAACATACTGAAATTATTACACCCTTTCATGCCATTCGTAACTGAGGAGCTCTGGCAG TCATTGCCCTACCGCAAAGAAGCTTTGATAGTAACAGCATGGCCGGCAACTTCTCTTCCTAGGCTAGATGAATctgtgaagaaatttgaaaacTTACAGGCTTTG ACCAGGGCGATTCGAAATGCAAGAGCGGAGTACTCTGTTGAACCAGGAAGACGTATACCGGCTTCTATTGTTGGGAATTCGGAAGtcttaaagtatatatat GAGGAAAGAGAAGTTTTGGCTCTCCTCTCTAGATTAGATTTTCACAATATCAGCTGTACCGAATCTCCCCCAG GTGATGCCAATCAATCAGTTCATCTTGTTGCCAGCGAAGGTTTGGAGGCTTATCTTCCTCTTGCTGCCATGGTAGATATTTCTGCTGAAGTGCAGCGCCTTTTGAAACGGCTTGCTAAAATGCAAACGGAATACGATGGACTCATGGCTCGCCTAAGTTCTTCCAGT TTCGTAGAGAAAGCTCCAGAGGACGTTGTTCGTGGTGTTCAACAAAAGGCAGCAGAAGCTGAAGAAAAACTGACACTGACAAGAAACCAGCTTTCTTTTCTTGAATCCACCATTCCAATCTCGAAGTAA